A stretch of Equus przewalskii isolate Varuska chromosome 11, EquPr2, whole genome shotgun sequence DNA encodes these proteins:
- the LOC103540353 gene encoding olfactory receptor 4P4-like produces MESQRNISVFILLGLSHDQNTQIFCFVLFLFSYVALLVGNLLILISIRCSPLYNQPMYYFLIHLSLIDICYTSTVTPKLIADLLVERKTISYSNCMLQVFTMHFFGGTEIFILTAMAFDRYAAICKPLHYVIIMNRTRCNLLVLAAWVGGAVHSIPLFSTAISLPFCGPNEIDHYFCDIFPLLKVACTDTYITGVLVIAFSGMVALVTFVVLFVSYGIILFTLRNHSTKGRHKALSTCWSHITVVVLFFGPVIFIYLRPPTTFPEDKVSALFYTIIAPMFNPLIYTLRNTEMKNAMRKVWCQTLLSKDAHN; encoded by the coding sequence ATGGAAAGCCAGAGAAACATCTCAGTATTCATTCTTCTAGGACTTTCTCATGACCAGAACAcacaaatattttgctttgtgCTCTTCTTATTCTCTTATGTTGCCCTGTTGGTAGGAAACCTTCTGATCCTCATCTCCATTCGATGTAGTCCTCTTTATAACCAACCAATGTACTATTTCCTCATCCACTTATCCTTAATAGACATCTGCTATACTTCTACCGTTACACCCAAATTAATCGCCGACCTGCTAGTGGAAAGAAAAACCATTTCCTATAGTAATTGCATGTTACAAGTCTTTACTATGCACTTCTTTGGAGGTACTGAGATCTTCATTCTTACTGCCATGGCTTTTGATCGCTACGCTGCCATCTGCAAACCTCTCCACTATGTGATTATCATGAACAGGACAAGATGCAATCTCCTAGTCTTGGCTGCTTGGGTTGGTGGGGCTGTTCATTCCATTCCTCTCTTTTCTACAGCAATCAGTTTGCCCTTCTGTGGTCCTAATGAAATTGATCActatttttgtgatatttttcctttgctaaaaGTTGCCTGTACTGATACCTACATTACTGGTGTCCTCGTAATTGCCTTTTCAGGTATGGTTGCCTTAGTTACCTTTGTTGTCTTATTTGTTTCTTATGGCATTATATTATTCACTTTAAGAAATCACTCAACTAAGGGAAGACATAAAGCCCTCTCTACCTGCTGGTCTCACATCACTGTGGTTGTCTTATTTTTTGGGCCTGTGATCTTTATCTACCTTAGACCTCCCACCACTTTTCCTGAGGATAAAGTATCTGCTCTATTTTACACCATCATTGCTCCTATGTTCAATCCCTTAATCTATACACTGagaaatacagagatgaaaaacGCCATGAGAAAAGTTTGGTGTCAAACATTGCTTTCAAAGGATGCACATAATTAA